Part of the Macrobrachium rosenbergii isolate ZJJX-2024 chromosome 2, ASM4041242v1, whole genome shotgun sequence genome is shown below.
ATAACGGAAAATTTAGCATTTGAGGGTACccattgtttattaatttgattcAAGATCAGATTTTGCATTTTGGATGTTTCGTTCTGCAAATATCTCTTCAAGAGCTGGCTGAGGTATTATCATTTCTTCATGATTTTAAATTTCAAGTAAAGTTTAGATTAAGTTTTGATAATATAGCTGGTTATATAAACTTACTTATGACCTTTATTCACTTTCCCTTGACCGTTGAATGTGTTAGAAATAATcgttttcttctattttaatttAGCACAATACTGATTAGCCTTATTGATCTTCAGAATGTTTGGAATGCTTTTGATAGAAATtggaattattttcagttatttgattAAAGATCTACATCAATGGAGCTAAGTATGtcaaatctgaaaatatttatattaggtATGAAGAAActaaaagggagaaaataaaagcattagatGTGATCATTTGTTTCCTGTGAAGTAGCTACTGAGAATTAACGGCCGTTGTCATGACTGTTAACATATGGTTCCGATGAGCATCGAATGTGTTTAAAGATGACAAACTTGGACAATACGGTAGACAGAAAGTATAGATTGTTACTTAATGAGCAAGATTAAATCAATGCTGTTTCGCTGAAACAGAAGAATTAGATATCTGAAGCAtttgttttttctcattcttgGCTGACCTACTTGACCAACAGCATaggaccatttaaagaaattgAAACCAATATGTTTCTTTTTAGTCACAATGTGAAAGCAGTGTCAACGACATTTCTCAAAAAGAGAACCCCGGGTTCAAATCaaattacagtttcatttttgaCTGGTCCTCATGATGTTAGTATTAATAGTCATAAAACTTTTCCACTTCAACGATGCAAGATTTCTTTTTTCACGAACAGAATTGTCTACACtcaatttttcattattgcatTTGATGTATGATTTCTTACTTATTTGTAACAGTGTTTTGATGGTTAATACGTCTTTAAATTGAACTTAATTATAGTAATTTTTCTGTAATCTGTCAAAGAGGAAATGCTTTGGTCATCTGTTACGATGAGTTCTTGGTTGCGTCAAATCGCCCAATGTCTGTAGGATGCTCTTTGTATCTTGAGTTCATAGGTAAACTGCGATGGCTTTGGTATGGAGATGTGTAAGACTCATTCATTACATATCAAGCGTCATTGCATATATGTAGAAATGAATCATTTGTCAATACTTGGAAGAAAACATTTCCTCCATCAAATTTACTCTTAGAAATCTGAATTCAACTTTGACTACCATGTCATCCTTTCCATTAATAATGCAGTAAGGAGAGTAGTCTTTCCTTTTAGTTACCAAAAGAACATTCATAAAAATGGTAGGTTTCagctttaatataaatattttttatcataatagcTTTGACAATATTTACCTTTGTAATAATAAGTTTTAACTGATAATAATGCTTTTAACCTTTTACACTAATAGCGTTGATAACGGTAACTTCTACCTTCCACATTAATAATCTTTATGATAATATAGAATGTAGGCCTAATCTAACATTTTCCAAATCAGGCTTTTTGATGTAAAATGTAGCGTAAAGGTTGTCACAATTTCCTAACGAAGTGGCAGTTCGTTGGGATATTGCGACGACCTTTACTTGGATGAGCTTTGATAATAAACATCagtattttgtcaataaagttgTTCTTATGCTGAAGAATCGTTTCAGTACTTATCCTTAATATTAACACGTAACAAAAAGATAATTACTGTCATTGATGAATATTTCATCCTAGAAGACAAATTTAACATCTGATTACGGTGATAATAATTACGTCCAAAGCATGTGAATTTCTTGATTATTCAATGTCATCATACCTGTTCAACATCACTAAAACTCACAGGTCTGGTCGCTGGGTTTAGGAATACCCACAAAAGAAACGCGAATTTCTATGTAGAGGAAACTTTCAAAGTAACAGTTTGGTTTGCTTACACGTTGCAGTGGTGTAAGTTTGTTTTGGTCATGTAGTTTATACTACCTATCTATAACTTTCAGCAAACCGCCTGTTAACAGCAGGATTGTTTTATGATCAGCAAACTTGAGTAATATAATAGATGTGATATTCACTGGTGGTAGACCAAAGTGTCACgaggaatataaaaaagtcagcagaagataatgaaaaaataagaaggaaagcTACTCATAACATATGCTGCAAGAAACATCATTTATATTTGGAGTTAACTGCacgtaataacaaaaaaaaaaaagaaagttggtacttaacttggagttTCCATTAAAGGAAAACCAGAGTATCACAAGAGACGGTACAAAGTAACCAAGAGAGATAGTTAGGGCAAAGTCTTGCGGCAGCTAGAAAAGGATACTGAAACTGTCACTCATATCAACTGAACAAAACCaccatatatttgttatataccctgctatacaaaacaataaaataattattgaaaagtactgtaaaaaaattatacatcatGAAAATGTGCCACCAACTATCGgagataaatttgtaaatttcatttataaatcctACTGAATGAATATGGCACACAACTACTGTAGGTGATTAATAAGACATTTTCTAATTTGggtaaaattcatataatttttgttaatgaaaattgcatatgtgtatgcataaaacactgtatataaaaacacgataattttttatcattacatgATCACGACCAAGGTCTACAGATAGATGATAATGAGCAACCTGATTGAAAAATCATTTTTCCGCAGGATGAATCCAGTATAATGgtgacatatataaatacaatctggattgtctttctttttcacttatttctccCTCAAATATCCAACTCATGCCGGAGAAAGGCTTATTTCTTGAGATAGTCGATGTAGATATTGTCGTAGAAGATCTCAGGTAGATGGCTCGCTATGAAGAGCCTGACCTTGAAGTAGAGATCCATGGCGTTGTACCGCTCCTGAGGGTAGCGCTGAAGGAGGCCTTCAGTGAAGGCGTTGATGACCAAGGACAGATCAGTAAGctgatgaaagggagagagaatgagggaaCTTTAGgcaacagaaaataagtaaagtGATAACGTTCCCTAAGCTGAGTTTGGGTTTATTGGTGAGGGATGAGAGAAAAATCATGGCGCTAAAGTAATCGCATTTTCAGAAGCGCATTCACCGtcagaaacagtaaaataaaatcttcaaatatGTTATTGTGAATAATCttataaagtaataagaaatttaaaatacttgtcaGTTTGGCGAGAAAAATATGTATGTTCTTGGTGGGGAATCCTCAGTCATGTACCCCCGAAAAACATTTAGATGGCCCTGCATGGGTTGACATAAACTGAGAGTTGTTATAATCCGACCTCCCGTTTCTTTTTTACACGAAatcaattatcattttaaaagtcccctttttatcaagttatttcacaaaagcaaaagagagatagaaataaaaaaaaatgacaaatgagcacaatacattaaaaatttgatTCGCGCCATAGTTATCTTCGAGGTAAATACGTACACCGCCAGTGGCATATTTCCTCATGAGTGCCACTCTGGCATTGAAGTGCTCCTCGCCGTAGTCAGATCGCACCTCTTCGCTCATGTTAGACCACATCTTTGCCGCGTCTGATTTGATGCTCTCCTCCGTGAAGATGCTGGTGCCTACGGGCATGACATGAGAAGGTCAGTGGTGAGAAGCACAGTGCCCTTTAACatcatcggagagagagagagaggaagtcaaaTCTTGGTGAATAATTTCAGGATCATCACcattaattttttacatacaatttttttataaagggaTAAAGGTTTCAGCTTAATGCATACTTGCAGTTTATATGCTAATTTATAAAGTAAGAATACAGAACCATTTGCGTCAAAGGCTGTTTTCTAATATTCAAATCATCCCTGGCTTAGTAtcgaaagaaaattatatccacAGGCTTTGGTGTTCAAATTAACAATATCAGTTAACTGGTCTGATAGCAAAGTCAGACGTGAGGAATAATGATTcacagataaagtagagaaaacaTATCATCCTAAACTTTATGGACAGATTTCTTCTCACCTGCAATATAATTGCCTGGCTCCACAATAGAGACATGTACACCCCAGGACTTCATTTCATACCTACAGCAGAATAAGATaaatatcaatttaaaattaataatgggAAAGTCCTTGCTTTTGAACTAAAATAATCTGGCATCCCTTTAGGCTTATTAGTATGTCACTATTAATGAcaatataaggaaataatatcCTTAGGatcattgtcttatttttttacatactgCTCGCAAGATCAAGAAATTACACAGGCACAGGGCTAGCTcggtctaattaaaaaaaaaatcttactcagAAATACAGTAACTCTTCTAAACCCCTACTATGACAAATAAGTTGAACAAAAAACATGTTGAATGTAATACAATGTTATAgttaactgaaataataatttcaaattgagaATTAGCAGCCCATCGTGTCTAACCTTAGAACATCATTGAATCCCTCGACGGCGTATTTCGTGATGACGTAAGGAGAGCGCATAGGCACAGCCATTCTACCTAGACCGCTCGATATGTTAACGACTCGTCCTGAAAGAGtggaaaatttaatgtttatgtcATTATCATTGTTTATGAAACAGATGTATTTCAACTATTATATTTCTATGATAGCAATCTAAAATAACCAGGAAATACTGTACTTCTTGAATGTACCCacatgcatttgtttttattaaaactttcgCGCCTTCTTCTGGTAATTTCATGTAGGCCTATTCAGCGTATTccgatagttttttatttgatccATCCCAAAAAATATAGCAGAAGGCCAATGCCGTATGTCATAAAGATGCGCAGCTGTTTTATAGTATGAATTACTCAAAGTTTTGCAGTACACTCTCGCTATTAAAAACTGATGTTTGAAACGAAAGAACATTTTAACACGGCCTTCTTTGGCAACGTCAGCAAAATGACATTATTGACAGCTCAGCAACGCTGGGGACTTAATTGATGTGAGGTGCTAAAGAGAGAATTAGGCCTGGTGTGG
Proteins encoded:
- the LOC136848500 gene encoding D-beta-hydroxybutyrate dehydrogenase, mitochondrial-like isoform X2, producing MATYGEVEWVSLDTYRKMAEVNVFGVIAVTQAFLPMIRRAKGRVVNISSGLGRMAVPMRSPYVITKYAVEGFNDVLRYEMKSWGVHVSIVEPGNYIAGTSIFTEESIKSDAAKMWSNMSEEVRSDYGEEHFNARVALMRKYATGGLTDLSLVINAFTEGLLQRYPQERYNAMDLYFKVRLFIASHLPEIFYDNIYIDYLKK